Proteins from one Prevotella sp. E2-28 genomic window:
- a CDS encoding VapE domain-containing protein, whose translation MSKNLTIHGEAMNASLEGTLAVEQFLNDNYRFRFNVLSRKVEYLPLPADEKPQWRVLTQKALNSIIIRAKREQICEKGSPKTDIVELIESDEIEQFNPINSYMEHLPKWDGQNHVAQLFGRIPGVSSEQMEFLFVWIRSMVAHWLQMDQLHANECVPTLIGSQGCGKTTFVARLLPPELRMYFLDHLNLSNKFDKEMALTNNLLVNLDELDAIRPSQHASLKQTLSKSKVNGRPIYGASQDDRLRYASFVATTNNPHPLSDVTGSRRYICLTIPEGKYIDNTGEINYEQLYAQVLYEIRELNAHYWYSNEQVDRIQELNLNYMDQKDIAEVVEACIRKPKEHEQGVRMKSGEIVEIVRREYPSIKNDHSTKVHLGMALKELGFEGKPHGGQTYYRVVPVKVA comes from the coding sequence AGAGTATTTGCCCTTGCCTGCCGATGAGAAGCCTCAATGGCGTGTGCTGACGCAGAAAGCGCTGAACTCCATCATTATCCGTGCCAAGCGAGAGCAGATTTGCGAGAAGGGAAGTCCGAAGACGGATATCGTAGAGTTGATTGAGTCGGATGAGATTGAGCAGTTCAATCCTATTAACAGCTACATGGAGCATCTGCCTAAATGGGACGGACAGAACCACGTGGCTCAGCTTTTCGGTCGTATTCCTGGTGTCAGCAGCGAACAGATGGAGTTTCTCTTCGTCTGGATCCGTTCTATGGTGGCCCACTGGCTGCAGATGGATCAGCTTCATGCTAATGAATGCGTTCCAACGCTGATAGGCAGCCAGGGTTGCGGAAAGACCACATTCGTTGCCCGCTTACTGCCTCCAGAGCTCCGCATGTATTTCCTGGATCACCTGAACCTGTCGAATAAGTTCGACAAGGAAATGGCGCTGACTAATAATCTGCTGGTGAACCTCGACGAACTGGATGCTATCCGCCCCAGCCAACATGCTTCGCTGAAGCAGACACTCTCAAAGAGTAAGGTGAACGGGCGTCCTATCTACGGCGCCTCGCAGGATGACCGCCTTCGCTATGCCTCGTTTGTGGCAACGACAAATAATCCTCATCCGCTGTCGGATGTTACGGGCTCGCGTCGTTATATCTGTCTGACTATTCCAGAGGGAAAGTATATCGACAATACGGGTGAGATTAATTATGAGCAGCTATATGCCCAAGTGCTCTACGAGATTCGTGAGTTGAACGCACATTACTGGTATAGCAATGAGCAGGTGGACCGTATTCAGGAGTTGAACCTGAACTATATGGATCAGAAGGATATTGCAGAGGTTGTTGAGGCTTGTATCCGCAAGCCGAAGGAGCACGAGCAGGGTGTCCGCATGAAAAGCGGGGAGATTGTGGAGATAGTGAGACGCGAATATCCTTCAATCAAGAATGACCACAGCACGAAGGTTCATCTTGGAATGGCTCTGAAAGAACTCGGCTTTGAGGGCAAGCCTCATGGTGGGCAGACCTATTACAGAGTGGTTCCCGTCAAAGTAGCCTGA
- the dusB gene encoding tRNA dihydrouridine synthase DusB, whose protein sequence is MKIGDIEFGPHPVFLAPMEDVTDIGFRLLCKRFGASMVYTEFVSAEALIRDVKSTQQKLIISDEERPVGIQIYGRDVDAMVEAAKIVEQAGPDLIDLNFGCPVKKVAGKGAGAGMLQNIPKLLEITRKVVDAVKLPVTVKTRLGWNQDQLIITELAEQLQDCGIQALTIHGRTRAQMYTGEADWTLIGEVKRNPRIHIPIIGNGDITSPEEAKRAFETYGVDAIMVGRATFGRPWIFKEIRDFIDKNEVDDSFGFNEKLDILEEQLRINVERIDETRGILHTRRHLAATPIFKAIPNFRQTRIAMLRAAKMDELIDILEGTRKLLG, encoded by the coding sequence ATGAAGATAGGCGACATAGAATTTGGTCCCCATCCGGTGTTCTTGGCACCAATGGAGGATGTCACAGACATAGGGTTCCGACTGCTTTGTAAGCGGTTCGGAGCCTCAATGGTATATACGGAATTCGTATCGGCTGAAGCGCTGATACGCGATGTAAAATCTACCCAGCAGAAACTCATCATCAGTGATGAAGAACGCCCCGTTGGCATTCAGATCTACGGACGAGACGTGGATGCAATGGTAGAGGCAGCGAAGATTGTGGAACAGGCGGGCCCTGACCTCATTGACCTGAACTTTGGATGCCCTGTTAAAAAGGTGGCAGGCAAAGGTGCTGGCGCTGGCATGTTGCAGAACATCCCGAAACTATTGGAGATAACACGAAAAGTGGTGGATGCCGTAAAACTGCCCGTCACCGTAAAGACCCGACTTGGCTGGAACCAGGACCAACTCATCATTACCGAACTGGCCGAGCAATTGCAGGACTGCGGCATTCAGGCTTTGACTATTCACGGACGCACCCGTGCCCAGATGTACACTGGCGAGGCCGACTGGACACTCATTGGCGAGGTAAAGCGTAATCCTCGCATCCATATCCCCATCATCGGCAATGGCGATATCACCTCGCCAGAAGAGGCCAAACGCGCCTTTGAGACTTATGGTGTAGATGCCATCATGGTAGGTCGCGCCACCTTTGGCCGTCCCTGGATTTTTAAAGAAATACGTGATTTCATCGATAAAAACGAAGTGGACGATAGTTTCGGCTTCAATGAGAAACTCGACATCCTTGAGGAACAGCTTCGCATCAACGTGGAGCGTATTGATGAAACTCGCGGTATTCTTCACACCCGTCGCCACCTGGCAGCCACGCCTATCTTCAAGGCTATCCCCAACTTCCGTCAGACCCGCATCGCCATGCTGCGCGCAGCCAAGATGGACGAACTCATCGATATCCTTGAAGGCACCCGCAAACTGTTAGGCTAG
- a CDS encoding L-rhamnose mutarotase — protein MEGYIQSLSGGKLKRYVQFLEIKDDTELMAQYRYWHSEEHHWQEIREGIKAVGILEMEIYMHDNQLVMIVDAPADFDWQEAMNRLSTLPRQAEWEAFVSRFQGCSADARSDEKWQPAERIFRLY, from the coding sequence ATGGAAGGTTATATTCAGAGTTTGTCAGGCGGTAAGCTGAAGCGCTATGTACAGTTTCTGGAAATAAAAGATGATACAGAACTGATGGCGCAGTATCGCTATTGGCATTCCGAGGAGCATCATTGGCAGGAGATTCGCGAAGGAATCAAGGCTGTAGGTATTCTCGAGATGGAAATATATATGCATGACAATCAACTTGTTATGATTGTTGATGCACCTGCTGATTTCGATTGGCAGGAGGCAATGAATCGCTTAAGCACTTTGCCGCGACAAGCAGAGTGGGAGGCCTTTGTTTCACGTTTCCAAGGGTGCAGTGCTGATGCCAGAAGTGATGAGAAGTGGCAACCGGCGGAACGTATTTTCCGACTTTATTAG
- a CDS encoding AraC family transcriptional regulator has product MIQIPIESFNLQMLNVGLAHHHGDWNWKNVNSPFTRIFYVMEGEAILHLPDNTVHLRPGFLYIIPAYTLHSYECDGLFVHYYLHVYEGFKSEMNLVEQYDFPVEVAGSHDDELLLQRMCEQHPQAQLPSSNPEAYDNAAQITGYVERYRDMPLWQKMELRGAILMLFSHFLKQAVPHVWTADERMKRVQEYIHSHICEDIDIEELAGVACVTKPYLIRLFKREFATSPVQYINGKKVERAQLLLYTTEMPVKEVAYELGFSDHSYFIRMFRKVTGITPQEYRRQLRA; this is encoded by the coding sequence ATGATACAGATACCCATAGAATCATTTAACCTTCAGATGCTGAATGTAGGGTTGGCTCATCATCATGGTGACTGGAACTGGAAAAATGTCAACTCGCCTTTTACTCGTATCTTCTATGTGATGGAGGGTGAAGCAATACTTCATTTGCCTGATAACACCGTGCATCTACGACCCGGCTTCTTATATATCATTCCTGCCTATACCCTGCATTCGTATGAGTGTGACGGACTTTTTGTACATTATTATCTGCATGTATATGAGGGATTCAAGAGTGAGATGAATTTGGTGGAGCAGTATGACTTTCCTGTAGAGGTGGCTGGTAGTCATGATGATGAGTTGCTACTGCAGCGTATGTGTGAACAGCATCCACAGGCGCAACTGCCCTCCAGTAATCCGGAAGCTTACGATAATGCCGCACAGATTACGGGCTACGTAGAACGCTATCGAGACATGCCGCTATGGCAAAAGATGGAATTGCGTGGCGCGATTTTGATGCTCTTCTCGCATTTCCTTAAGCAGGCTGTACCCCATGTGTGGACGGCCGATGAACGTATGAAGCGTGTGCAGGAATATATTCATTCTCATATCTGTGAGGATATCGATATTGAAGAGTTGGCTGGTGTGGCTTGTGTGACGAAACCATATCTTATACGTCTTTTCAAGCGGGAGTTTGCCACTTCGCCTGTACAATATATTAATGGTAAGAAGGTGGAAAGGGCCCAATTGCTACTCTATACCACAGAGATGCCAGTGAAGGAGGTGGCCTATGAACTGGGGTTTAGTGATCATAGTTATTTCATTCGTATGTTTCGTAAAGTGACGGGTATCACTCCGCAGGAATACCGTAGGCAGTTGAGGGCATAG